Proteins co-encoded in one Rhopalosiphum maidis isolate BTI-1 chromosome 2, ASM367621v3, whole genome shotgun sequence genomic window:
- the LOC113554237 gene encoding WD repeat-containing protein 76-like, translating to MDENISDEDEHLTYEQQRLKRMKKNEEMLDILGINQAAKTLVNCLHKKTIDKKNKLKSVTVEPVKRSLRIAHSPNPQKYYYKGKVSDFIEKLNNDLAIKEPVNDFHKLPSQKFVHVLRSLDMNKPSIKVSETGIHSLAIHPSETSLMIAAGDRRGNINLYNRNSEIQRFIAHKALVNCMSFCSWDPNKLFSTSYDGSFGCSDISKHTFDIIYKTERNTVSDSKTTWHNECERNFLIGNSSGYVDMIDIRIPNKIINSAWCHRGSVCTVQCHPLKKQYFLTSSEARVVSLWDIRNMTDKSINPVLQFNHPKVLTSSFFSARGTKMVSTCNDNKIRIFNTEQLNSDAKKPIKIIPFKRRTYDNDYQAKWNPGREDAFFISSMLLPIRMQVFDCNGNVLHDLISKNMTSRCLVIEVHPTQAIYVGGNTYGRIHIFSTKKQLT from the exons ATGGATGAAAATATATCTGACGAAGATGAACATTTGACATACGAACAACAAAGACTAAAACGTATGAAAAAGAATGAAGAAATGTTGGA tataCTAGGTATAAATCAGGCTGCAAAGACGTTGGTAAATTGTTTACACAAAAAGACAAtagataagaaaaataaattaaaatctgtaactgt aGAACCTGTTAAACGGTCACTGAGAATAGCTCATTCGCCAAACCCtcaaaagtattattacaaag gaaaagTCTcagattttattgaaaaacttaataacGACTTAGCCATTAAAGAACCTGTTAATGATTTTCATAAGTTACCAAGTCAAAa ATTTGTTCATGTACTAAGAAGTCTTGATATGAATAAACCATCAATAAAAGTGTCTGAAACTGGTATCCACTCTCTTGCTATTCATCCATCAGAAACATCTCTGATGATAGCAGCGGGAGACAGGAGAGGAAACATTA attTATACAATAGAAATTCAGAAATCCAAAGATTCATAGCTCATAAAGCTCTAGTCAATTGTATGTCATTTTGTTCTTGGGATCcaaacaaattgttttcaacTAGTTATGACGGATCGTTTGGGTGTAGTGACATTAGTAAACACACTTTTGATATT atTTATAAGACAGAACGGAATACGGTTAGCGACTCAAAAACCACATGGCACAATGAATGTGAAAGAAATTTTCTCATTGGAAATA gtTCTGGTTATGTAGATATGATTGATATACGAataccaaataaaattatcaactcTGCCTGGTGTCATAGAGGATCAGTGTGTACAGTTCAGTGTCACCCattgaaaaaacaatactttttAACTTCATCTGAAGCtag AGTGGTTTCCTTATGGGACATAAGAAATATGACTGACAAATCAATTAATCcagttttacaatttaatcatCCTAAAGTATTAAcaagttcatttttttctgCTCGTGGTACCAAGATGGTGTCAACATGTAATGATaacaaaattagaatatttaacaCTGAACAATTAAATTCAGATGCTAAAA aacccATAAAGATAATTCCATTTAAGAGACGAACTTATGATAATGATTATCAAGCTAAATGGAATCCTGGAAGAGAagatgcattttttatttcatcaatGCTATTGCCAATAAga ATGCAAGTTTTTGATTGTAATGGAAATGTATTACACGatctaatatctaaaaatatgaccTCACGTTGTTTAGTCATAGAAGTACATCCCACTCAAGCCATTTATGTTGGAGGAAATACATATggtcgtatacatatatttagtaCCAAGAAACAACTAacataa